GATTAGAGTCAACGGTCCGAAAAGACTCGATAGTCACAGATTTATTTTTGTACGAGGTGCGTGAGAGTATGAGTATCCATAGCTGTTGCCCTCTCGTGCGTCCGACTTGTTGATCACGAAGCCGACGATTTTCAGGCCCGCCCGCTCCGCGCGGCGCAGCGCGGCCCGCACGATCTGCGCACTCGTACGGCCATGCTCAGTGACCATAACCACCGCGTCCACGTGGGCACCCAGCACCAGCCCGTCGGCCAGCGCCAGCAGCGGAGCACTGTCGATCAGCACAACGTCGTAATCCCGCCGCCAAAAGTCGAGCGCCGCCCGCAGGTCAGCTTGGTTGAAGACCGCCAGGCTGTCTTGCAGGCCCGGCCCGGCGGGAAGCATATCCACATTGCGTTCGACCTCTAAAACCTCGGCGGTGTGGGGCGCAAACAGTGCCTCGTGGGTGGTTCGTGAACCGCCCACGCTATTCAGGTTCAGGGGACGCCAGCGACCCTGTTCGTTGAACTTCTGCCACACGGCCGCCTGTGTGCCACGCCGCAGATCGGCGTCAATAATGAGAACCCTCTGGCCGCTGGAGGCGAATCCATCCGCGAGAGTCGCAGTCAGGCTGCTTTTGCCTTCGCCCGGCGCAGTAGAGGTAATCATGACCACCGGGTGGGCCTGACCTGAGAGCGCTGTCAGCAGGCTGACTCGCAGAAAGCCAATGGCTTCGTATAACCCTGCTTGCCGCGCTGCCCGTACAATGCCGGAAAGCAGGATGTCCCGCTGACGCAGCCGTGGAATTACCGCTAGGGTGGGCTGGCCTAGGGAGAGCAAGTCGTCTTCGGTCCGGATAGTGCGGTCGATGACTGTGAGGAGCGTCACTACACCTATCGCCAGTAGCAAGCCCAACAGGCCAGCGAGCACAGCGTTGCGCAGGGGCTTGGGTGACACCGGGTCTAGGGGAGCAACAGCAGGTGCAAGCATGCTCAGCACCCCCGCGACCGAGCCCTCCAGAAGCTGGGTCTGAATCAGGTTACCCTGGATGTTGGCCCGCCGGGCAATCAGGGTCTGCCGCTCAACCGTGGACAACCCAGAAGTCTGCACTTGCTGATCGACCTGAGCCAGTTGGGCCTGAAAGCCCGCCTGTGCCCGGCGCAGGTTGTCTAGCGCACGGCTGCGGTCCCAGGTTAATAGGGCCGTACTGGTGAGGTTTGCCAGTTGCTGCGCGGCTTCTGGCGTCCGGGCCCGGGCACGTAGTGT
The DNA window shown above is from Deinococcus betulae and carries:
- a CDS encoding polysaccharide biosynthesis tyrosine autokinase, producing MISADRTSENEIDLAMLWRGLRRRLPWILGPALLLALMTFFWSRGQPLVYESTASLIAANNQGQDSTLGTALVKAPPLPEGAVAEALQSLQVISPLAQSLRAAEDITATERERLVMDLTRELREQRLRTVTLTSRLDLGGNGIYTLRARARTPEAAQQLANLTSTALLTWDRSRALDNLRRAQAGFQAQLAQVDQQVQTSGLSTVERQTLIARRANIQGNLIQTQLLEGSVAGVLSMLAPAVAPLDPVSPKPLRNAVLAGLLGLLLAIGVVTLLTVIDRTIRTEDDLLSLGQPTLAVIPRLRQRDILLSGIVRAARQAGLYEAIGFLRVSLLTALSGQAHPVVMITSTAPGEGKSSLTATLADGFASSGQRVLIIDADLRRGTQAAVWQKFNEQGRWRPLNLNSVGGSRTTHEALFAPHTAEVLEVERNVDMLPAGPGLQDSLAVFNQADLRAALDFWRRDYDVVLIDSAPLLALADGLVLGAHVDAVVMVTEHGRTSAQIVRAALRRAERAGLKIVGFVINKSDAREGNSYGYSYSHAPRTKINL